Proteins from a genomic interval of Qipengyuania sp. JC766:
- a CDS encoding lysoplasmalogenase codes for MVRRALVEKRPFLLSAIALGIFYYLVRAEPIGELWLIPLKGSAVAMLALYAWQRHTARDARILSVAFAVAAIGDMALEIEFTAGGAAFALSHAILIGLFLRNRKRGPNASEKLMAGLIFLSAPVVTWFISDAVPITIYAVFLGTMAATAWLSRFPRSRVGLGAILFMVSDWLIFGRALSPFADRLADIFVWPLYVAGQFLIAVGVIQTMRRESPAST; via the coding sequence ATGGTTCGACGCGCACTCGTGGAAAAGCGGCCCTTCCTCCTGTCCGCGATTGCCCTCGGCATTTTCTATTATCTCGTTCGCGCCGAGCCGATCGGGGAACTCTGGCTGATCCCGCTGAAGGGATCGGCAGTTGCCATGCTCGCCTTGTACGCGTGGCAAAGGCACACGGCCCGAGATGCGCGCATCCTGTCGGTCGCCTTCGCCGTTGCCGCTATCGGCGACATGGCGCTCGAGATCGAATTTACAGCAGGGGGCGCAGCGTTCGCGCTTTCCCACGCTATCCTGATCGGGCTGTTTCTTCGTAACAGGAAGCGAGGGCCAAACGCTTCGGAGAAACTGATGGCTGGCCTGATATTCCTGAGCGCACCGGTCGTGACGTGGTTTATTTCGGACGCCGTCCCGATCACGATCTATGCCGTCTTTCTCGGCACGATGGCCGCGACGGCATGGCTCAGCAGGTTTCCGCGCTCCCGCGTGGGACTGGGCGCGATCCTGTTCATGGTTTCGGACTGGCTCATATTCGGCCGCGCACTCTCGCCTTTCGCCGACAGGCTGGCCGATATCTTCGTCTGGCCGCTTTACGTCGCGGGGCAGTTCCTCATCGCAGTCGGCGTCATTCAGACCATGCGTCGGGAAAGCCCCGCTTCGACCTAG
- the gyrA gene encoding DNA gyrase subunit A: protein MSDPTDTLAPPAPSGEHPRVDIVDEMKTSYLDYAMSVIVSRALPDVRDGLKPVHRRILYASQEGGFVAGRPYRKSAKIVGDVMGNYHPHGDAAIYDALARMTQDWSMRVPLVDGQGNFGSMDPDPPASMRYTEARLAKVANTLLDDLDKDTVDFADNYDGSLKEPTVLPARFPNLLVNGAGGIAVGMATNVPPHNLGEVIDGCLAFIDNPAITSEELIEYIPGPDFPTAPLILGRSGAKAAYTTGRGSVLMRARHEIEQKRGDRQSIVLTSIPYQVGKSGLVEKIAEAAKDKRIEGISDIRDESSRDGVRVVIDLKRDASADVVLNQLWRFTPAQSSFPANMLAIRGGRPEVLMLRDIIQAFIQFREEVITRRTKFELNKARDRAHILLGLVVAVSNLDEVVRIIRSASNPADARAKLLQREWPIGDIAQYIALVEAIEPNAEQEGGTYRLSERQVRAILDLRLHRLTAIGRDEIGDELKELADKIEYFLSILADRVKLYGVMRDELQEIREEYATPRVSEIAPAWDGLDDEDLIERDEMVVTVTHGGYIKRTALSTFRAQSHGGKGRAGMATKDEDAVVEMFVTSTHNPVLFFTNTGRVYRLKVWKLPEGAPQTKGRPMVNLLPLADEERVTNVLPLPENEDEWSALNIVFATEQGMVRRNSMDAFTNVPTNGKYAMGFAEGSGDRLIGVRLLSHNQEVFLASDSGKAIRFAATDARETKSRTGIGVRGMSLRNGAKVVSLAVLDRLEADMETREAYLRAASWKNNDAEATLDPETVEKLAENEEFILTITANGYGKVTSAYEYRTIGRGGQGLANIGEPASNPSRNGPVVASFPVRHGMQLMLVTDRAKLIRLPIEFRHLVEGGFENHKGLAIYGRTSSGIRLFDVAKGEQIVGAARIDEEESPENEAEEAIVEEMLERDAEATTPETTAHSDRDMDDKPGG from the coding sequence TTGAGCGACCCAACAGACACTCTCGCACCCCCTGCCCCTTCCGGTGAACATCCCCGCGTCGACATCGTCGACGAAATGAAGACGAGTTACCTCGATTACGCGATGAGCGTGATCGTCAGTCGCGCCCTGCCGGACGTGCGCGATGGGCTCAAGCCAGTGCACCGTCGGATCCTCTACGCCAGCCAGGAAGGCGGCTTTGTCGCCGGCCGGCCCTATCGCAAGAGCGCCAAGATCGTCGGCGACGTCATGGGTAACTATCACCCCCACGGCGACGCCGCGATCTACGATGCGCTCGCGCGCATGACACAGGACTGGTCAATGCGCGTTCCGCTCGTGGATGGCCAGGGCAACTTCGGAAGCATGGACCCCGACCCGCCGGCGAGCATGCGCTACACCGAAGCGCGGCTCGCGAAGGTCGCCAACACGCTTCTCGACGATCTCGACAAGGATACCGTCGATTTCGCTGACAACTACGACGGTTCGCTCAAGGAGCCGACGGTTCTCCCCGCGCGGTTCCCCAACCTGCTTGTCAACGGTGCGGGCGGCATCGCCGTCGGCATGGCAACCAACGTCCCTCCCCATAATCTGGGCGAGGTGATCGACGGGTGTCTTGCCTTTATCGACAATCCGGCAATCACGTCCGAAGAACTCATCGAGTATATTCCCGGACCCGACTTCCCCACCGCTCCACTGATCCTCGGGCGATCCGGAGCAAAGGCGGCCTACACGACGGGACGCGGATCCGTCCTGATGCGTGCACGGCACGAAATCGAGCAGAAGCGCGGCGACCGCCAGAGCATCGTTCTTACCTCCATCCCCTACCAGGTCGGCAAATCCGGCCTGGTGGAAAAGATCGCCGAGGCCGCCAAGGACAAGCGGATCGAGGGGATTTCCGACATTCGCGACGAAAGTTCGCGAGACGGCGTGCGCGTTGTCATCGACCTGAAGCGCGACGCATCGGCCGATGTCGTGCTCAACCAGCTCTGGCGCTTCACCCCTGCCCAGTCGAGCTTCCCGGCGAACATGCTCGCGATCCGCGGCGGACGCCCCGAAGTCCTGATGCTGCGCGACATCATCCAGGCCTTCATCCAGTTCCGCGAAGAAGTCATTACGCGGCGGACAAAGTTCGAACTCAACAAGGCACGCGACAGGGCGCATATCCTGCTCGGTCTCGTGGTGGCCGTTTCGAATTTGGACGAGGTCGTCCGGATCATCCGCAGTGCGTCGAACCCTGCCGATGCGCGGGCGAAACTGCTCCAGCGCGAATGGCCGATCGGCGACATCGCGCAATACATCGCCCTCGTCGAAGCCATCGAGCCGAATGCCGAGCAGGAAGGCGGGACATACCGTCTTTCCGAGCGGCAAGTCAGGGCGATCCTGGACTTGCGGCTCCACCGGCTGACGGCGATCGGGCGGGACGAGATCGGTGACGAGCTCAAGGAACTCGCCGACAAGATCGAATACTTCCTCTCGATCCTTGCCGACCGGGTCAAGCTCTACGGCGTCATGCGCGACGAGCTGCAGGAGATCCGCGAAGAGTACGCCACGCCCCGCGTCAGCGAGATCGCTCCGGCCTGGGACGGGCTGGACGACGAGGATCTGATCGAACGCGACGAGATGGTCGTGACCGTCACGCATGGCGGGTACATCAAGCGCACAGCGCTCTCGACTTTCCGGGCGCAGAGCCACGGCGGCAAGGGCCGCGCCGGGATGGCGACCAAGGACGAAGATGCCGTGGTCGAGATGTTCGTCACCAGCACCCACAACCCGGTGCTGTTCTTCACCAATACCGGACGTGTCTATCGCCTAAAGGTCTGGAAACTGCCCGAAGGGGCGCCCCAGACCAAGGGCAGGCCGATGGTGAACCTGCTCCCGCTCGCGGACGAGGAGCGCGTTACCAACGTCCTGCCCCTTCCGGAAAACGAGGACGAGTGGTCCGCGCTCAACATCGTGTTCGCAACCGAACAGGGCATGGTCCGGCGAAACTCGATGGACGCCTTCACCAACGTGCCCACGAACGGCAAGTACGCAATGGGTTTTGCCGAGGGCAGCGGAGACAGGCTGATCGGCGTCCGGTTGCTGAGCCACAACCAGGAAGTGTTCCTGGCCAGCGACAGCGGCAAGGCGATCCGCTTCGCGGCGACGGACGCGCGCGAGACGAAGAGCCGCACCGGCATCGGTGTGCGTGGCATGAGCCTCAGGAACGGCGCCAAGGTCGTGTCGCTGGCCGTTCTCGACCGGCTCGAGGCCGACATGGAAACTCGCGAAGCGTACCTGCGCGCAGCGAGCTGGAAGAACAACGACGCCGAAGCGACGCTCGACCCCGAAACTGTCGAAAAGCTGGCCGAGAACGAGGAGTTCATCCTCACGATTACAGCCAATGGCTATGGCAAGGTGACGTCGGCCTACGAATACCGGACCATCGGTCGCGGCGGTCAGGGGCTTGCCAATATCGGCGAACCAGCCAGCAATCCGTCTCGCAACGGTCCGGTCGTCGCAAGCTTTCCCGTGCGCCACGGCATGCAGCTGATGCTTGTGACCGACAGGGCAAAGCTCATCCGGTTGCCGATCGAATTCCGCCATCTCGTCGAGGGCGGCTTTGAAAATCACAAGGGACTGGCCATTTACGGCCGGACATCCTCCGGCATTCGCCTGTTCGACGTCGCCAAGGGCGAGCAGATCGTGGGCGCGGCGCGTATCGACGAGGAGGAGTCTCCCGAAAACGAAGCCGAGGAAGCCATTGTCGAGGAAATGCTTGAGCGGGACGCCGAAGCGACGACACCCGAGACGACCGCTCACAGCGACCGGGACATGGATGACAAGCCCGGCGGCTAG
- a CDS encoding NYN domain-containing protein: MSEMDAKNIALLIDADNVNPDGINAVLTVLAELGQVNIRRAYGNWAKDALKRWGDITNRYGIRPQQQFDLTRGKNATDMAMTIDAVDLLYQGKVDGFGIMSSDSDFTPLISRLRQDGLPVYCFGEEQRSPDALKAACTRFLDINKLIRADQAPSGSEQHDVVEEDVIELLGHAWKASSRDDEGFAKLQEVGQIAGNRSSFDVRNYGFKRLSELVRSLDRFDMKRGPNNQIYVKRLR, from the coding sequence ATGTCAGAAATGGACGCCAAGAACATCGCGCTGCTCATCGATGCGGACAACGTCAATCCGGACGGCATCAATGCTGTCCTGACGGTCCTCGCCGAATTGGGCCAGGTCAACATCCGTCGGGCTTACGGGAACTGGGCCAAGGACGCCCTGAAGCGCTGGGGCGATATTACCAATCGCTACGGCATTCGTCCGCAGCAGCAATTCGATCTGACCCGCGGAAAGAACGCGACCGACATGGCCATGACGATCGACGCGGTCGACCTCCTCTATCAGGGCAAGGTCGACGGTTTCGGGATCATGAGTTCGGACAGTGATTTCACCCCGCTGATCTCCCGCCTCAGGCAGGACGGCCTGCCGGTCTACTGCTTCGGTGAAGAACAGCGCTCGCCCGATGCCCTGAAGGCCGCCTGCACCCGTTTCCTTGACATCAACAAGCTGATCCGCGCCGACCAGGCGCCAAGCGGCAGCGAGCAGCACGATGTCGTCGAAGAGGACGTGATCGAATTGCTGGGGCATGCCTGGAAAGCATCCAGCCGCGACGACGAAGGCTTCGCGAAACTGCAGGAAGTCGGACAGATCGCCGGAAACCGATCAAGCTTCGACGTTCGCAATTACGGCTTCAAGCGCCTTTCGGAGCTTGTGCGTTCCTTGGATCGCTTCGACATGAAGCGCGGACCCAATAACCAGATCTACGTCAAACGCCTGCGCTGA
- a CDS encoding carbonic anhydrase, producing MAKNVSAPLLRLIDGYKRFRQVGWEPNRKRWAQLREGQSPKVMVIACSDSRVDPAQVFDVSPGEIFVVRNVAALVPPFETTPGQHGVSAALEFAVEVLGVEEIVVMGHGMCGGCEAALKRSMEGAEMGKGGFVAHWIAMLDDARDKVTAEKGTEGREALRAMEHEAVRTSLQNLRTFPSVREKESEGSLTLRGAWFAISHGVLHLLDEKSGRFGPVN from the coding sequence ATGGCCAAGAATGTTTCCGCGCCGCTGCTGCGCCTCATCGATGGATACAAACGTTTTCGTCAGGTCGGCTGGGAACCCAACCGCAAGCGTTGGGCCCAGTTGCGCGAAGGCCAGTCACCCAAGGTGATGGTGATCGCCTGTTCCGACAGCCGGGTGGATCCGGCGCAGGTCTTCGACGTCAGCCCGGGCGAAATCTTCGTCGTGCGCAATGTCGCCGCGCTCGTCCCTCCGTTCGAGACGACGCCGGGCCAGCACGGTGTATCCGCGGCACTGGAATTCGCGGTCGAGGTGCTGGGCGTCGAAGAGATCGTCGTGATGGGGCACGGAATGTGCGGTGGTTGCGAAGCTGCGTTGAAGCGCTCGATGGAAGGCGCGGAAATGGGCAAAGGCGGCTTCGTCGCCCACTGGATAGCTATGCTGGATGATGCGCGCGACAAGGTCACGGCGGAAAAGGGTACCGAGGGCCGCGAAGCCCTTCGCGCGATGGAGCACGAAGCCGTCAGGACGAGCCTGCAGAACCTCAGGACGTTTCCGTCGGTCCGCGAAAAGGAAAGCGAAGGCAGTCTCACCCTGCGCGGTGCGTGGTTCGCGATCTCGCACGGCGTGCTTCACCTGCTGGACGAGAAGAGCGGACGGTTCGGCCCGGTGAACTGA